One window of the Bradyrhizobium sp. NP1 genome contains the following:
- the xsc gene encoding sulfoacetaldehyde acetyltransferase, protein MKMTTEEAFVKVLQMHGIEHAFGIIGSAFMPISDLFPQAGITFWDVAHESNGGLICDGYTRSTGKMAMAIAQNGPGITGFVTPIKTAYWNHTPMLLVTPQAANKTIGQGGFQEVEQMALFRDMVCYQEEVRDPSRVAEVLNRVILKAKRLSAPAQLNIPRDFWTQVIDINLPAIVEFERPAGGEAAIAEATKLLSQAKFPVILSGAGVVLGNAIDACVALAERLDAPVCNNYQHNDSFPGGHPLAVGPLGYNGSKAAMELVAKADVVLALGTRLNPFSTLPGYGIDYWPKTAKIIQVDINADRIGLTKPVTVGICGDAKLVAEAILAKLAPSAGNAGRDERKALIHSTKSKWLQTLSSMDHEEDDPGTTWNEEARRRDKDRMSPRQAWRAIQAGLPRDAIISSDIGNNCAIGNAYPSFEKGRKYLAPGLFGPCGYGFPSIVGAKIGNPDTPCVGFAGDGAFGISMNEMSSIGRKEWPGITMVIFRNYQWGAEKRNSILWYDNNFVGTELDPNLSYAKVAEGCGLKGVTVKTQAELTEALRESCEAQKKGVTTFIEVLLNQELGEPFRRDAMKKPVVVAGIKREDMRPQKVS, encoded by the coding sequence ATGAAGATGACGACGGAAGAGGCGTTCGTAAAAGTTCTGCAGATGCACGGGATCGAGCATGCCTTTGGCATTATCGGTTCGGCGTTCATGCCGATCTCCGATCTGTTTCCGCAGGCGGGCATCACCTTCTGGGACGTGGCGCACGAGTCCAATGGCGGCCTGATTTGCGACGGCTACACGCGCTCGACCGGCAAAATGGCCATGGCGATCGCGCAGAACGGTCCGGGCATCACCGGTTTCGTCACGCCTATCAAGACCGCCTATTGGAATCACACGCCGATGCTTCTCGTTACGCCGCAGGCCGCGAACAAGACGATCGGGCAGGGCGGCTTCCAGGAAGTGGAGCAGATGGCGCTGTTCCGCGACATGGTTTGCTATCAGGAAGAGGTGCGCGATCCGTCACGCGTCGCTGAAGTCCTGAACCGGGTGATCCTGAAGGCCAAGCGCTTGTCGGCGCCGGCGCAACTCAATATTCCGCGCGATTTCTGGACGCAGGTGATCGACATCAACCTGCCGGCGATCGTCGAATTCGAGCGGCCGGCGGGTGGCGAGGCGGCGATTGCGGAGGCCACGAAATTGCTGTCCCAGGCCAAATTCCCCGTCATTTTGTCGGGCGCGGGCGTGGTGCTCGGCAATGCGATCGACGCCTGCGTGGCGCTGGCGGAACGGCTCGATGCGCCGGTCTGCAACAACTATCAGCACAACGACAGCTTCCCCGGCGGTCATCCGCTTGCCGTCGGGCCGCTCGGCTACAATGGTTCGAAGGCGGCGATGGAGTTGGTTGCCAAGGCCGACGTCGTGCTGGCGCTGGGTACACGTCTCAATCCGTTCTCGACGCTGCCCGGCTACGGGATCGACTATTGGCCGAAGACGGCGAAGATCATTCAGGTCGACATCAACGCCGACAGAATCGGACTCACCAAACCCGTGACCGTTGGAATCTGCGGCGACGCGAAACTTGTTGCCGAAGCTATTCTGGCCAAGCTTGCGCCCAGCGCAGGCAACGCTGGCCGCGATGAACGCAAGGCCTTGATCCATTCGACCAAATCGAAGTGGCTGCAGACGCTATCCAGCATGGATCACGAGGAGGATGATCCGGGCACGACCTGGAACGAGGAGGCGCGCAGGCGGGACAAGGATCGGATGTCGCCGCGCCAGGCGTGGCGCGCGATCCAGGCCGGCTTGCCCCGCGATGCCATCATCTCCAGCGACATCGGCAACAACTGCGCCATCGGCAACGCCTATCCGTCGTTCGAGAAGGGACGGAAATACCTCGCGCCCGGATTGTTCGGCCCGTGCGGCTACGGATTCCCGTCCATCGTCGGAGCAAAGATCGGCAATCCCGACACGCCTTGCGTCGGCTTCGCCGGGGACGGTGCGTTCGGTATCTCCATGAACGAGATGAGCTCGATCGGCCGCAAGGAATGGCCCGGGATCACGATGGTCATTTTCCGCAACTATCAGTGGGGCGCGGAGAAGCGGAACTCGATCCTTTGGTACGACAACAACTTTGTCGGCACCGAGCTCGATCCGAATCTCAGCTATGCGAAGGTTGCCGAGGGTTGCGGGCTCAAGGGCGTGACGGTGAAGACCCAGGCCGAGCTGACGGAAGCGTTGCGGGAGTCCTGTGAAGCGCAGAAGAAGGGCGTCACGACGTTCATCGAGGTGCTGCTTAATCAGGAGCTGGGCGAGCCGTTCCGCCGGGATGCCATGAAGAAGCCTGTGGTTGTCGCGGGCATCAAGCGCGAGGACATGCGACCGCAGAAGGTATCCTAA
- a CDS encoding bifunctional enoyl-CoA hydratase/phosphate acetyltransferase: MQQTDLKKPRRTHPRLDALEAAARSKGRLNVAVAYPCSIDSLGAALAARDEGMIEPILVGPRKKIQACADALKVSLEGIRLVDAEDDPVGSSRAAVALASSGEAGALMKGSQHTDELLGAVVAREANLRTSRRISHVFWFDLPAYHKPLMVTDAVVNIAPTLQNKVDILANAIDVAHALGVQMPKVSLLSAIETVNPDLQSSVDAATLAKMADRGQIKGAIVDGPLAFDNSISTTAAATKGISSSVAGDPDILMVANLDVGNTLYKSFIYMGGGECAGVIVGARLPIILTSRADSRRARIASCALARLL, from the coding sequence ATGCAACAAACAGATTTGAAAAAGCCACGCCGCACCCATCCGAGACTTGATGCTCTCGAGGCTGCGGCACGAAGCAAGGGCCGGCTCAACGTGGCCGTCGCCTATCCTTGTTCGATCGACTCCCTGGGTGCCGCGCTGGCAGCGCGCGACGAGGGCATGATCGAGCCAATACTGGTCGGCCCTCGCAAGAAAATCCAGGCTTGCGCCGACGCTTTGAAAGTCAGTCTCGAAGGAATCCGGCTGGTTGACGCAGAGGACGATCCCGTCGGCTCTTCTCGGGCGGCGGTTGCGCTTGCCAGCTCCGGAGAGGCCGGCGCCCTGATGAAGGGATCACAACATACGGACGAACTGCTCGGGGCGGTGGTTGCACGCGAGGCCAATTTGCGCACTTCGCGACGCATCAGCCATGTCTTCTGGTTCGACCTGCCGGCCTATCACAAGCCTCTTATGGTCACGGACGCGGTCGTCAACATCGCGCCGACCCTGCAAAACAAGGTGGATATCCTCGCCAACGCCATCGACGTTGCCCATGCGCTTGGCGTGCAGATGCCAAAAGTCTCTCTGCTCTCCGCGATTGAAACGGTCAACCCTGATCTGCAATCAAGCGTGGATGCGGCCACGCTCGCCAAGATGGCTGACCGCGGTCAAATAAAGGGAGCGATCGTTGATGGCCCCCTGGCGTTTGACAACAGCATATCGACGACTGCGGCGGCAACGAAGGGAATCTCCTCGTCCGTTGCCGGCGATCCAGACATCCTGATGGTCGCCAATCTCGACGTCGGCAATACGCTCTACAAGTCCTTCATCTACATGGGCGGGGGCGAATGCGCGGGAGTCATCGTCGGCGCGCGGCTGCCGATCATCCTGACCAGTCGCGCCGATTCGCGCCGTGCCCGTATCGCCTCCTGCGCGCTTGCCCGGCTCTTGTAG
- a CDS encoding IclR family transcriptional regulator encodes MNDLLGTLKPLGMIEAVAALEHPATLAELAAHVGAPKPTVHRWLGALETAGLLQRTPDGRCFELAPRAASLAFSILTNRPSGTIRHEILHRVVGTVGEACNLTVLDGTQVTYLDRVESTWPLRITFQQGSKVPAYCSASGKLFLALMRPAKRDLILNATPLVQLTENTIVDRSALHDELAEIRANGYALDREEFMSGLVCLAVPIYQQKGRSRACVAALAIQAPVTRMEHKALLEKLPVLQKAAGELAATLTD; translated from the coding sequence ATGAACGACCTGCTGGGTACCCTGAAGCCATTGGGAATGATCGAGGCAGTCGCTGCCCTCGAGCACCCGGCGACGTTGGCGGAGCTTGCCGCGCACGTCGGAGCACCAAAGCCGACTGTCCATCGCTGGCTCGGCGCACTCGAGACTGCCGGGCTCCTGCAACGAACGCCTGATGGACGCTGCTTTGAACTCGCACCGCGCGCAGCGAGTCTTGCTTTTTCAATTCTCACAAATCGCCCGAGTGGGACCATTCGGCACGAGATCCTTCACCGGGTCGTCGGGACCGTGGGCGAGGCGTGCAACCTGACCGTGCTCGACGGCACGCAAGTGACCTACCTGGATCGCGTCGAGTCGACATGGCCGCTGCGCATCACCTTTCAGCAAGGTTCGAAAGTACCGGCCTATTGCTCGGCTAGCGGCAAACTGTTTCTTGCCCTGATGCGGCCGGCCAAGCGCGACCTCATTCTCAATGCCACGCCTCTCGTTCAGCTTACGGAAAATACGATCGTCGACAGGAGCGCATTGCACGACGAACTGGCCGAGATCCGCGCAAACGGCTACGCGCTCGACCGGGAAGAGTTCATGTCGGGCTTGGTGTGTCTCGCCGTCCCGATCTACCAACAGAAGGGCCGGTCGCGCGCGTGCGTAGCCGCTCTTGCTATTCAGGCGCCGGTCACCCGAATGGAGCACAAGGCCCTCCTCGAAAAGCTGCCGGTGCTGCAAAAGGCAGCGGGAGAGCTTGCCGCAACTCTAACCGATTGA